A genomic segment from Bacillus cereus G9842 encodes:
- a CDS encoding GNAT family N-acetyltransferase, with the protein MIELEIRVERLRKEQIGDIVALSSYIGWDYNREEIEAVFNSGIVYGVWNERKELIASAAIILYGEALASIGMVIVHPDYKGRGIGKMITNSCMNSVSAQTPCMLIATDEGKPLYETLGFRVVSYVSKYICNSYNANHKCAENEEYMMVYKESDLEGIIKIDKGAFGTSRNEFLKQRIMQSEQCVVVKDTKENVVGYGISIQTPENKIIGPVVAKNNAMAMRIVHDLARGHNGKLRMDVPEGKNDFMKELEIAGFKKVNTPPIMMKNSNRLIKRNSELYSIAAQIFG; encoded by the coding sequence ATGATTGAATTGGAAATTAGGGTGGAGCGTCTTAGGAAAGAACAAATAGGCGATATTGTAGCGTTATCTTCTTATATTGGCTGGGATTATAACAGAGAAGAAATTGAAGCAGTTTTTAACTCAGGTATTGTATACGGCGTCTGGAATGAGAGAAAGGAACTTATTGCTAGCGCAGCAATTATATTATACGGGGAGGCGTTGGCATCTATTGGAATGGTAATTGTACATCCAGATTATAAGGGGAGAGGGATTGGAAAGATGATAACGAATTCATGCATGAATAGCGTATCAGCTCAAACTCCATGTATGCTTATTGCTACGGATGAAGGGAAGCCCTTATATGAAACATTAGGATTTAGGGTAGTAAGCTATGTTTCTAAATATATTTGTAACTCGTACAATGCGAATCATAAATGTGCAGAAAATGAAGAATATATGATGGTTTATAAAGAGAGTGATTTAGAAGGAATAATAAAAATAGATAAAGGCGCATTTGGGACAAGCCGAAACGAGTTTTTAAAACAAAGAATTATGCAAAGTGAGCAGTGTGTCGTTGTAAAGGATACGAAAGAAAATGTAGTAGGATACGGTATAAGTATACAAACGCCAGAAAATAAAATAATAGGACCAGTCGTTGCTAAAAATAATGCGATGGCGATGAGAATAGTACATGATTTAGCAAGAGGGCATAATGGAAAATTAAGAATGGATGTACCAGAAGGAAAGAACGATTTCATGAAAGAATTAGAGATTGCTGGTTTTAAAAAGGTGAATACACCACCAATTATGATGAAAAATAGTAATCGGTTAATAAAAAGAAATAGTGAACTATATAGTATTGCAGCACAAATTTTTGGATAA
- a CDS encoding DUF6123 family protein: MQTVEDYLSFLHTKGFKLSEEAQGFIMFGQGYTGASDGIVNAAIEATIKHQLQFDGSYFVALLERLKEEEITDKKSAKAFMRKLQA; this comes from the coding sequence ATGCAAACAGTAGAAGATTATCTTTCATTCTTACATACGAAAGGATTTAAATTATCAGAGGAAGCACAAGGGTTTATTATGTTCGGACAAGGATATACTGGTGCGTCTGATGGGATTGTGAACGCAGCAATAGAAGCGACAATTAAACATCAATTGCAGTTTGATGGTAGTTATTTCGTTGCGTTATTAGAACGATTGAAAGAGGAAGAAATTACAGATAAAAAAAGCGCTAAGGCTTTTATGCGGAAGTTACAAGCATAA
- a CDS encoding cysteine hydrolase family protein produces the protein MKQALLIIDAQQELIDGNEQENEVFRKTELLSTLNTAMQKAIDSNALIVFVRDIDVASGSGEGFEVHNQIQVPQSAIFINKAATNSFYGTSLLELLKEEKIGHIVIGGCKTEHCIDTAVRTATVQGFDVTLIKNGHSTTDSNVLSAEQIIAHHNKTLHGHYNVDHFSMVRDIEEDLFQPTHDQYRD, from the coding sequence ATGAAACAAGCACTATTAATTATCGACGCTCAACAAGAATTAATTGATGGAAATGAGCAAGAAAATGAAGTTTTTCGTAAAACCGAGCTATTATCTACACTAAATACAGCCATGCAGAAAGCAATAGATTCCAATGCTCTTATTGTTTTCGTAAGAGATATCGATGTTGCTTCTGGCAGCGGAGAAGGATTTGAAGTACATAATCAAATTCAAGTACCTCAGTCTGCAATCTTTATTAATAAAGCAGCAACCAATTCATTCTACGGCACTTCTTTACTTGAACTTTTAAAAGAAGAGAAAATTGGCCATATCGTTATCGGTGGATGTAAAACAGAGCATTGTATCGACACCGCAGTTAGAACTGCGACTGTACAAGGATTTGATGTTACATTAATTAAAAACGGTCATTCCACAACTGATTCTAACGTATTATCTGCAGAGCAAATTATTGCTCATCACAATAAAACTTTACACGGTCATTATAACGTTGATCATTTTTCTATGGTGAGAGATATCGAGGAAGACCTCTTTCAGCCAACTCATGACCAATATCGTGATTAA